Proteins encoded in a region of the Rickettsia bellii RML369-C genome:
- a CDS encoding ATP-binding protein: protein MFDRDITDYIKYSAKYYPVVTVTGPRQSGKTTLVKMIFSDKPYVSLEDIDIREFAQKDPRGFLSTYSQGAIIDEVQYCPNLFSYIQTKVDNDQIAGQFILTGSQNFLLLESISQSLAGRAAIVYLLPLSYNEISKKLPVTGDPLNFIFKGFYPKLYTQDLLPSVWYRNYIRTYIERDIRQIKNISDISTFQTFLKICATRIGQLVNFSSIATECGVSYNTVKSWLSLLQTSFIIYLVKPHHKNYNKRLVKQEKLYFYDTGLACTLLGLESMEQLEKYYAKGSLFENMIIIEILKNRLNKGKEEGIYFWRDSHGHELDILIESDKLTPIEVKASKTIIQEFFKGINYWSSLANQEKGYLVYTGDTEQIRGNIEVLPWNKINKIIT from the coding sequence ATGTTTGATCGTGATATAACCGATTATATAAAATATTCGGCAAAATATTATCCAGTAGTTACTGTTACAGGTCCACGCCAATCTGGTAAAACTACTTTAGTAAAAATGATTTTTTCAGATAAACCCTATGTCTCACTTGAGGATATAGATATAAGAGAGTTTGCCCAAAAAGATCCTAGAGGTTTTTTATCTACTTATAGTCAAGGTGCAATTATTGACGAAGTACAATACTGTCCTAATTTATTTTCATATATACAAACAAAAGTAGATAATGACCAAATTGCTGGGCAGTTTATTTTAACAGGCTCACAGAATTTTTTATTGCTTGAAAGTATTTCACAATCCTTAGCGGGTAGAGCAGCTATAGTTTATTTACTTCCTCTTAGTTATAATGAAATAAGTAAGAAGTTACCCGTTACAGGTGATCCTCTAAATTTTATATTCAAAGGTTTTTATCCTAAGCTTTATACTCAAGATTTATTACCTAGTGTGTGGTATAGAAACTACATCCGTACTTACATAGAAAGGGATATAAGGCAAATTAAAAATATTAGTGATATTTCCACATTTCAGACTTTTTTAAAAATCTGTGCTACTCGTATCGGACAATTAGTAAATTTCTCATCTATAGCTACTGAATGCGGTGTTAGTTATAACACTGTAAAGTCGTGGCTTTCTTTATTGCAAACAAGCTTTATAATTTATTTAGTTAAACCACATCATAAAAATTATAATAAACGCTTAGTTAAGCAAGAAAAGTTATATTTTTACGATACCGGTCTTGCTTGTACTTTACTGGGATTAGAATCGATGGAGCAGTTAGAAAAGTATTATGCCAAAGGAAGCTTGTTTGAAAATATGATAATAATTGAGATACTTAAAAATCGTCTTAATAAAGGCAAAGAAGAGGGGATATATTTTTGGCGCGATAGCCATGGTCATGAACTTGATATATTAATTGAAAGTGATAAGCTAACTCCAATTGAAGTCAAGGCAAGTAAAACTATAATTCAAGAATTTTTCAAAGGAATTAACTATTGGAGCAGCTTAGCAAATCAAGAAAAAGGTTATTTAGTATATACAGGTGATACGGAGCAAATAAGAGGAAATATAGAAGTTTTACCTTGGAATAAAATTAACAAAATCATCACTTAA
- a CDS encoding ankyrin repeat domain-containing protein — translation MPKKCTQVFDEFLQVIHQNIVGEDKAIIDILNTLGVEQANDLISAAFLKHFKFMHLEHWQRYPLNIVSTDIIDEQGENVIHKCVRYDKIDFLKHIPSIGFNLGIPNKDGDTPLHLAYKKLIYAQSYPAFTKAKNTLLNIVNFKNKDEISSQFIGVLINLEYIFKPIIDFNYNVATFNHFMHHKPSAPILSDINTPINNFKPLLPRITLLRDINETSSFRDLAPPGHKRKTNSIEYNNTKKHKTISNDSHHNLYSSIENKRLDNDLNSTSKTTTTTSYNELDKLLIAFSNTNNASINNVLDTDEVALIGNKFI, via the coding sequence ATGCCAAAAAAATGTACACAAGTATTTGATGAGTTCTTACAAGTAATACATCAAAATATAGTTGGAGAAGATAAAGCTATTATAGATATATTAAATACTTTAGGTGTAGAGCAAGCTAATGATCTTATTAGTGCCGCTTTTTTAAAGCACTTTAAATTTATGCATTTAGAACATTGGCAAAGATACCCATTAAATATAGTTAGTACTGATATTATTGATGAACAAGGTGAAAATGTTATTCATAAATGTGTTAGATACGATAAAATTGATTTTCTAAAGCATATTCCATCTATTGGATTTAATCTGGGAATACCAAACAAAGATGGAGATACCCCTCTTCATCTTGCTTATAAAAAATTAATATATGCTCAAAGTTATCCAGCTTTTACAAAGGCTAAAAATACTCTTTTAAATATAGTTAATTTTAAAAATAAGGACGAAATATCATCGCAATTTATTGGGGTACTGATTAATTTAGAGTATATTTTTAAGCCTATTATAGATTTTAACTATAATGTTGCAACTTTTAATCATTTTATGCATCATAAGCCTTCAGCACCAATTTTATCTGATATAAATACACCTATTAATAACTTCAAGCCTTTACTACCTCGTATAACCTTACTTAGAGATATAAATGAAACTTCCTCATTTAGAGATCTAGCACCTCCTGGACACAAGCGTAAAACAAATAGTATTGAATATAATAATACAAAGAAACATAAAACTATCAGTAATGACTCACATCATAATTTATATTCATCTATTGAAAATAAGAGATTAGATAACGATTTAAACTCTACAAGCAAAACAACAACTACTACCTCATATAATGAGTTAGATAAGTTACTTATTGCATTTTCTAATACAAATAATGCATCTATTAACAACGTTTTAGATACAGATGAAGTAGCATTAATTGGGAATAAATTTATTTAA
- the cydB gene encoding cytochrome d ubiquinol oxidase subunit II, with protein MFDFSAYIDLPLVWGGLIATAICLYVLLDGFDLGIGILFPFAPTDDCRHKMINSIAPFWDGNETWLVLGGGGLLAAFPLAYSLLLPALYIPIILMLLGLIFRGVAFEFRFKAHIGHRYIWDYAFHFGSMLAAFCQGLMLGTFVQGIEVEGREFVGNAFDFLTPFSVMTGIALIFGYALLGGTWLIMKTEKETQDWAYKSTLYILFYVALFIGLVSLWVPFLNDQIRHRWFSIPNIYYLSIVPILTAIVFIRLIKAVRDKKEVAPFIYTISLFLLGYLGLAISIWPFIVPYKVTLAKAAAAPESQSLLLVGAGIFLPVILGYTFYCYYIFRGKSSHHPMY; from the coding sequence ATGTTTGATTTCTCTGCTTATATAGATTTACCGCTTGTTTGGGGTGGGCTGATAGCTACTGCTATTTGTTTATATGTCTTGTTAGATGGCTTTGATTTAGGGATTGGTATATTATTCCCATTTGCTCCAACAGATGACTGCCGCCATAAAATGATTAATTCCATTGCACCTTTTTGGGATGGTAATGAAACTTGGTTAGTGCTTGGTGGTGGCGGCTTGCTTGCTGCTTTCCCTCTTGCATATTCTTTGCTATTACCGGCTTTGTATATTCCTATTATCCTGATGTTACTTGGTCTTATATTCCGCGGAGTTGCTTTTGAATTTCGTTTTAAAGCACATATAGGGCATCGTTATATTTGGGATTATGCTTTTCATTTTGGTTCTATGCTTGCTGCTTTTTGTCAAGGTTTAATGCTTGGTACGTTTGTGCAAGGTATAGAAGTGGAGGGACGAGAATTTGTAGGAAACGCCTTTGATTTTCTGACTCCTTTTTCAGTGATGACAGGAATAGCTTTGATATTTGGTTACGCTCTCTTAGGTGGTACATGGCTGATCATGAAAACCGAAAAAGAAACGCAAGATTGGGCATATAAATCTACCTTATATATTTTGTTTTATGTAGCTCTTTTTATAGGTCTTGTAAGCCTTTGGGTGCCATTCTTAAATGATCAAATACGTCATCGCTGGTTTAGTATACCAAATATTTATTACTTATCGATTGTTCCTATTTTGACAGCTATAGTATTTATTAGGCTAATTAAAGCTGTGAGAGATAAAAAAGAAGTAGCTCCATTTATATATACTATTTCTTTGTTTTTATTAGGATATTTAGGGCTTGCTATAAGCATATGGCCATTTATAGTGCCTTATAAGGTAACGCTTGCAAAAGCAGCGGCAGCACCAGAGTCGCAATCTTTACTATTAGTTGGGGCAGGGATATTTTTACCTGTTATACTTGGTTACACTTTTTATTGTTATTATATATTCCGTGGCAAATCTTCGCATCACCCTATGTATTAA
- the pdhA gene encoding pyruvate dehydrogenase (acetyl-transferring) E1 component subunit alpha — protein sequence MDIKLGKYKPVKEEYIKSFKDMLLLRRFEEKCGQLYGMGEIGGFCHLYIGQEAVISAVDMVKQKEDSMVTSYRDHAHIILAGTEPKYVLAELMGRATGCSKGKGGSMHLFDVPNKFYGGHGIVGAQVPIGTGLAFAEKYNGTNNICFTFLGDGAVNQGQVYEAFNMAALWGLPVVYIIENNEYSMGTSVARSTFMRDLYKKGESFGIKGFQLNGMDFEEMYDGVKQAAEYVRENSMPLILEVKTYRYRGHSMSDPAKYRSKEEVETYKERDPITEIRKIILENNYASEADLKEIEQSVKEIVKEAVEFSENSPLPNEEELYTQIYV from the coding sequence GTGGATATTAAATTAGGAAAATATAAACCGGTAAAAGAAGAATACATAAAAAGCTTCAAAGATATGTTGTTGCTTAGGCGTTTTGAAGAAAAATGTGGGCAGCTATATGGTATGGGTGAAATAGGCGGTTTTTGTCATTTATATATCGGGCAGGAAGCAGTAATTTCTGCTGTAGATATGGTTAAACAAAAAGAAGATAGTATGGTTACCAGCTATCGCGATCATGCTCATATTATTCTAGCAGGTACAGAACCAAAATATGTGCTAGCCGAGCTTATGGGGCGTGCTACAGGCTGCTCAAAAGGTAAGGGCGGGTCGATGCATTTGTTTGACGTGCCGAATAAGTTTTATGGCGGACATGGCATAGTAGGGGCACAAGTGCCGATAGGTACAGGGCTTGCTTTTGCTGAGAAATATAATGGCACAAATAATATTTGTTTTACTTTCTTAGGTGATGGAGCCGTTAATCAAGGTCAAGTATATGAAGCCTTTAACATGGCCGCTTTATGGGGTTTACCGGTAGTTTATATTATCGAAAATAATGAGTATTCTATGGGTACTTCGGTTGCTCGTTCTACCTTTATGCGTGATCTTTATAAAAAAGGTGAGTCGTTTGGGATTAAAGGATTCCAGTTAAATGGCATGGATTTTGAAGAAATGTATGACGGTGTTAAGCAAGCAGCGGAATATGTTAGAGAAAATAGTATGCCTCTGATATTAGAAGTAAAAACCTATCGCTATCGTGGGCATTCAATGTCTGATCCGGCAAAATATCGCAGCAAAGAAGAAGTTGAGACATATAAAGAACGTGATCCTATTACTGAAATACGGAAGATAATATTAGAAAATAACTATGCAAGTGAAGCTGATTTAAAAGAAATAGAGCAATCAGTTAAAGAGATTGTTAAGGAAGCTGTGGAGTTTTCAGAAAACTCACCACTGCCCAATGAAGAAGAGCTATATACACAAATTTATGTTTGA
- the tolB gene encoding Tol-Pal system beta propeller repeat protein TolB gives MKNIIYCILLLFSFNSYALETINIEHGKADPTPIAVNNFEADSASDNTVGHEIVKVISNDLKLCGLFHPISSASFIEEKTGIGYKPLFAAWRQINASLLVNGAVKKLENGKLKISFILWDTLLEKQLGGEVLELPENLWRRAAHKIADKIYEKITGDTGYFDSKIIYVAESGPDLKKVKRIALMDYDGANNRYITDGKSLVLTPRFSGSADKIFYVSYATKRRTLVYEKDLKTGKESIVGDFAGISFAPRFAPDGRKAVMSIAKNGSTHIYEIDLATKRLHKLTDGFGINTSPSYSPDGRRIVFNSDRNGVPQLYIMNSDGSNVQRISFGGGSYMAPSWSPRGDYIAFTKIIRGSEGKTFNIGVMKPYPQDDENSERVIASGYLVESPCWSPNGRVIMFAKGWPSNGKSSGKNRIYAIDLTGHNEREIKTPGDASDPEWSNLLN, from the coding sequence GTGAAAAACATTATATATTGTATTCTATTATTATTTAGCTTTAATAGCTATGCTCTTGAGACAATCAATATCGAGCATGGAAAGGCTGATCCTACCCCTATAGCGGTGAATAATTTTGAGGCTGATTCTGCTTCGGATAATACAGTAGGTCATGAAATAGTGAAAGTTATATCTAATGATTTAAAACTTTGCGGGTTGTTTCATCCTATTTCTTCGGCTTCTTTTATAGAAGAGAAAACTGGTATTGGGTATAAACCGCTTTTTGCTGCATGGCGTCAAATCAATGCTAGTTTATTAGTTAATGGGGCAGTAAAAAAGCTTGAAAATGGTAAGCTTAAAATCAGTTTTATATTATGGGATACATTACTTGAAAAACAGCTCGGCGGTGAAGTACTTGAACTGCCTGAAAATCTATGGCGAAGAGCAGCCCATAAAATTGCTGATAAAATTTATGAAAAAATCACAGGTGATACTGGTTATTTTGATAGTAAGATAATATATGTAGCTGAAAGCGGTCCTGATTTAAAAAAAGTAAAAAGAATTGCTTTAATGGATTATGATGGGGCTAATAACCGATATATCACCGATGGTAAATCGTTAGTTTTAACTCCAAGGTTTTCTGGTTCAGCAGATAAGATTTTTTATGTTTCCTATGCTACTAAAAGACGTACTCTTGTTTATGAAAAGGATTTAAAAACAGGCAAAGAAAGCATAGTTGGTGATTTTGCTGGAATATCCTTTGCTCCAAGATTTGCACCTGATGGTAGAAAAGCTGTAATGTCTATAGCTAAGAACGGCTCAACTCATATTTATGAAATTGACCTTGCAACAAAAAGGCTTCATAAACTAACTGATGGTTTTGGCATTAATACTTCCCCAAGCTACTCACCGGACGGACGCAGAATCGTCTTTAATTCTGATAGAAATGGTGTTCCTCAACTGTATATAATGAATTCTGATGGTAGCAATGTCCAGCGTATTAGTTTTGGTGGTGGTTCTTATATGGCTCCCAGCTGGTCGCCTCGAGGGGATTATATAGCATTTACTAAAATTATTAGAGGTTCAGAAGGTAAAACTTTTAATATCGGTGTTATGAAGCCATATCCGCAAGATGATGAAAATAGTGAAAGAGTAATAGCAAGCGGTTATTTAGTCGAAAGCCCTTGTTGGTCACCTAATGGACGGGTTATTATGTTTGCTAAAGGTTGGCCATCAAACGGCAAATCTTCCGGCAAAAATAGAATTTATGCAATTGACTTGACCGGTCATAACGAAAGGGAAATAAAAACTCCTGGTGATGCGTCCGATCCTGAATGGTCAAATTTACTAAATTAA
- a CDS encoding pyruvate dehydrogenase complex E1 component subunit beta, whose protein sequence is MQITVREALRDAMQEEMIRDDKVFVMGEEVAEYQGAYKVTQGLLEQFGPKRVIDTPITEYGFAGLAVGAAFAGLRPIVEFMTFNFAMQAMDHIVNSAAKTHYMSGGQVRCPIVFRGPNGAASRVAAQHSQNYAACYSYIPGLKVVAPYSAEDHKGLMITAIRDDNPVIFLENEILYGHSFDISENVEPIPFGKAKVLKEGDSVTIVTFSIQVKLALDAANILQSDNINCEVIDLRTIKPLDIDTIIESVKKTGRLVVIEEGWFFAGIGATIAAIVMKEAFDYLDAPVEIVSGKDVPLPYAVNLEKLALPSEYDVINAVKKVCYIK, encoded by the coding sequence ATGCAAATAACTGTACGGGAAGCGTTGCGTGATGCGATGCAAGAAGAGATGATAAGAGACGACAAAGTTTTTGTCATGGGTGAAGAAGTCGCTGAGTATCAAGGGGCTTATAAAGTAACGCAAGGATTGCTTGAGCAGTTTGGTCCTAAAAGGGTGATTGATACACCAATAACGGAGTATGGTTTTGCTGGACTTGCCGTTGGAGCAGCCTTTGCAGGGCTTCGTCCAATCGTTGAGTTTATGACCTTTAACTTTGCTATGCAAGCGATGGATCATATAGTTAACTCGGCTGCTAAAACGCATTATATGTCAGGTGGTCAGGTCAGATGCCCAATAGTATTTAGAGGTCCAAACGGAGCAGCAAGTAGAGTAGCAGCACAACATAGTCAAAACTACGCAGCTTGTTATTCTTATATACCTGGGCTGAAAGTAGTAGCTCCTTATAGTGCTGAAGATCATAAAGGGCTGATGATTACAGCTATTAGAGACGATAATCCGGTTATTTTCTTAGAAAATGAGATTTTATATGGTCACAGTTTCGATATTTCTGAAAATGTTGAGCCTATTCCTTTTGGTAAGGCAAAAGTCTTAAAAGAGGGCGATAGTGTTACTATAGTGACATTCTCGATTCAGGTAAAACTTGCATTAGATGCTGCAAATATTTTACAAAGCGATAATATTAATTGCGAGGTCATTGATTTACGTACCATCAAACCGCTTGATATAGATACTATAATAGAGTCAGTAAAAAAAACCGGTCGTTTAGTTGTAATTGAAGAGGGATGGTTTTTTGCCGGTATCGGTGCAACTATCGCAGCTATCGTTATGAAAGAAGCATTTGATTATTTAGATGCACCGGTAGAGATTGTAAGCGGTAAAGACGTACCGCTTCCTTATGCAGTAAATCTAGAAAAATTAGCTTTACCTAGTGAGTATGACGTAATAAACGCAGTTAAAAAAGTTTGCTACATTAAATAA
- the tolR gene encoding protein TolR, which produces MAIKLAGSNRKSKRAVVSEINVTPLVDVMLVLLIIFMITSPMLVSGVNVDLPETNSSPISGQDEPLVVTINNKGEVFLLETPIERKYLTDKLVNITKEKKDTRIFVRGDKNVSYGEVVEIVSEIHAAGFSRVALISNIKNNEK; this is translated from the coding sequence ATGGCTATTAAGCTTGCCGGAAGTAATAGAAAAAGTAAAAGAGCTGTAGTTAGTGAAATCAACGTTACGCCGCTTGTCGACGTAATGCTTGTGTTGCTAATTATTTTTATGATCACTTCCCCGATGTTAGTTTCAGGCGTAAATGTCGACTTACCTGAAACAAATTCGAGTCCAATCTCAGGACAAGATGAGCCTTTAGTTGTTACTATCAATAATAAAGGTGAAGTTTTTCTTCTTGAAACACCTATTGAAAGAAAGTATTTAACGGATAAGCTTGTAAATATTACTAAAGAGAAAAAAGATACTAGGATTTTTGTGAGAGGTGATAAAAACGTTTCTTATGGTGAAGTGGTAGAAATAGTATCAGAAATTCATGCAGCCGGATTTTCTCGTGTAGCTCTTATTTCAAATATTAAAAATAATGAAAAGTAA
- the tolQ gene encoding protein TolQ produces the protein MSADTNISDGLEVAVQDHLSIFSLISSSDIIGKSVMLMLLIASIWSWAIILDKVFKLMQVQRKMRAFENTFWSGGVLEQLYDSIKRSVNNPLALIFVSAMDECKSINTKGLPELLKNNHKERITNSMYLAQNREIEKLEKNLSFLATVGSSSPFIGLFGTVWGIMHSFQSIATSKNTSLAVVAPGIAEALLATAIGLFAAIPAVIFYNYLISRITLINNKIEDFISELNSILSKAIDQEKM, from the coding sequence ATGAGTGCAGATACTAATATTAGCGATGGTTTAGAAGTCGCTGTGCAAGATCATTTATCGATTTTTTCTTTAATAAGTTCATCTGATATTATTGGTAAGTCAGTTATGCTAATGCTGCTTATCGCTTCTATTTGGTCGTGGGCTATCATTCTGGATAAGGTATTTAAGTTAATGCAAGTGCAACGAAAAATGCGAGCATTTGAAAATACTTTTTGGTCAGGTGGTGTTTTAGAGCAGCTATATGATAGCATAAAAAGGTCAGTTAATAATCCGCTAGCTTTAATATTCGTCTCAGCTATGGATGAATGTAAAAGTATAAATACTAAGGGACTTCCTGAGCTATTAAAAAATAATCATAAAGAGCGTATTACAAATTCTATGTATCTTGCTCAAAACAGAGAAATCGAAAAACTAGAGAAGAACTTAAGCTTTCTAGCAACTGTTGGCTCTAGTAGCCCGTTTATTGGGTTATTTGGTACTGTTTGGGGGATTATGCACAGTTTCCAGTCGATTGCTACTTCTAAAAATACCTCACTTGCTGTAGTAGCCCCTGGTATTGCTGAAGCGTTACTTGCAACCGCAATAGGCTTATTTGCAGCTATTCCTGCCGTAATTTTTTACAATTATCTTATTTCCCGTATTACTCTGATCAATAATAAAATTGAGGATTTTATTAGCGAGTTAAACTCTATACTTTCTAAGGCAATCGATCAGGAGAAGATGTAA
- a CDS encoding periplasmic protein TonB, links inner and outer membranes: MKSNDTNNKDNFTVFLSCSIALHLLLLYFFLFGMPSLFEKLPEEQIITFEMLPVNDKPNIITQTKQKEAPIENEDAKKSEQTKPKEEKPKDLPKEEKAKEPETKSVEEKPKIEENKPIIEPKPEENLPDKKEEIKEEKPKEEEKKQVAEAKKTEEKKEEKKPVEKPKDKKKQESKTDELDSLLKNLEQSSEGDNVKSNKQKRSAKVDNKKEAKGVYTEGLPLSDSESSLIKRQIERHWNNIPAGARGNNKVKIIISIILDKAGNVEQAKVKEKICPGIPNSVCEALADSAVRAVWKASPIENLDPARFNHWKEINFNFDPSRL; this comes from the coding sequence ATGAAAAGTAACGATACAAACAATAAGGATAATTTCACAGTTTTCCTTAGCTGCTCTATTGCACTGCACTTACTTCTTTTATATTTTTTTCTATTTGGTATGCCATCTCTTTTTGAAAAATTACCTGAAGAGCAAATCATCACTTTTGAAATGCTACCTGTTAACGACAAACCCAATATCATAACACAGACGAAGCAAAAAGAAGCTCCGATAGAGAACGAAGATGCTAAAAAATCAGAGCAAACTAAACCTAAAGAAGAGAAGCCTAAAGATTTGCCTAAAGAGGAAAAAGCAAAAGAACCTGAAACCAAATCGGTAGAAGAAAAGCCTAAAATAGAAGAAAATAAACCTATCATCGAGCCAAAGCCAGAAGAAAATTTACCTGATAAGAAAGAAGAAATTAAGGAAGAAAAGCCTAAAGAAGAGGAAAAAAAACAAGTAGCAGAGGCAAAAAAAACTGAAGAAAAGAAAGAAGAAAAAAAGCCGGTAGAGAAACCTAAAGACAAAAAAAAGCAAGAATCTAAAACTGATGAGCTTGATTCTCTATTAAAGAACTTGGAACAGTCTTCAGAAGGTGATAATGTAAAATCGAATAAGCAAAAAAGATCAGCGAAAGTTGATAATAAAAAAGAAGCTAAAGGAGTTTATACGGAAGGATTGCCTCTTTCTGATAGCGAAAGCTCACTAATAAAGCGTCAGATTGAAAGACACTGGAATAATATTCCGGCAGGTGCTAGAGGTAATAATAAGGTAAAAATAATTATCAGTATTATATTAGATAAAGCAGGGAATGTAGAGCAGGCAAAAGTGAAAGAAAAAATTTGTCCTGGTATTCCAAACAGTGTTTGTGAAGCATTAGCAGACAGTGCAGTCAGGGCAGTATGGAAAGCAAGCCCTATCGAAAATCTTGATCCTGCAAGATTTAATCATTGGAAAGAAATTAATTTTAACTTCGACCCTAGTAGATTGTAA
- a CDS encoding SGNH/GDSL hydrolase family protein, which yields MKNKVKKLLMTLVASSTLITSGSTLATPPQTFSNVFTFGDSFSTSADSWAALVTEHYGSKYVVNQTNFAIGGTTTNDLNTELNNYKTNVRGFDQNALYMMYMGGNDLADILEIEFPYEINELTRARGISDDDVVAGLQDGSLTLQDFPEVAEQILNGGENTGKFIKNIADNGAKYIVVLNHFNEFYRQEEAFWLANSEVQFFLYGFLSNSFNQAVDSGINAFAPSANIIYADYARLVKELITNPSSYFTANELSNTYRNQGILDGTIHPTAAAHKITAQYVLSVIESPSRIAYVREIPIAIGENVAQNIRSKSYDLTMNESEKFSGDKMAIT from the coding sequence ATGAAAAATAAAGTCAAAAAGCTATTAATGACGCTTGTTGCAAGCAGTACATTAATTACTAGCGGTAGTACACTAGCTACTCCTCCTCAAACCTTTTCAAATGTTTTTACTTTTGGTGATAGCTTTTCTACATCAGCTGATAGTTGGGCAGCTTTAGTCACTGAGCATTATGGTTCTAAATATGTAGTTAATCAGACAAATTTTGCCATAGGTGGAACAACAACTAATGATTTAAATACTGAGCTAAATAACTATAAAACAAATGTAAGGGGATTTGATCAAAATGCTCTTTATATGATGTATATGGGCGGAAATGATTTAGCAGATATCCTTGAGATTGAATTTCCATATGAGATTAATGAACTTACCAGGGCTCGTGGTATATCTGATGATGATGTTGTAGCTGGCTTGCAAGATGGTTCGTTAACATTGCAAGATTTTCCAGAAGTAGCAGAACAAATATTAAATGGTGGTGAAAATACTGGTAAATTTATTAAAAATATCGCTGATAATGGAGCTAAATATATAGTAGTATTAAATCATTTTAATGAATTTTATAGGCAAGAAGAAGCCTTTTGGCTAGCAAATAGTGAAGTGCAGTTTTTCTTATATGGGTTTTTAAGTAACTCATTTAACCAAGCCGTTGATAGCGGAATAAACGCATTTGCCCCTTCTGCAAATATAATATATGCCGATTATGCTAGATTAGTAAAGGAATTAATTACTAATCCTTCCAGCTATTTTACAGCAAACGAGTTGTCAAATACATATAGAAATCAAGGTATACTTGATGGTACTATTCACCCTACAGCTGCAGCACATAAAATTACTGCCCAATATGTGCTTTCTGTAATTGAGTCACCGAGCCGCATCGCTTATGTAAGAGAAATACCAATCGCAATTGGTGAAAATGTAGCTCAAAATATTCGCTCTAAATCCTATGATTTAACAATGAATGAAAGTGAAAAGTTTAGCGGTGATAAAATGGCAATTACCTAG
- the xth gene encoding exodeoxyribonuclease III, whose translation MKIVTWNINSLRLRIDLLKRLAYEHQPDIILLQETKVDDPLFPLEVIKNIGYEHVIYSGQKSYNGVAIISKLPLQNVSSLELYNGDKRHIAATVNNIEIHNFYVPAGGDIPDIELNSKFKHKLEYIRLMQEWLTNNRTRDDKIIIAGDLNIAPHPHDVWSSKQLRNVISHTDIERSLLVELQNSLEFIDSSRHFVPLDEKFYTWWSYRNVDWKKSNRGRRLDHIWVSNNLKDELFSIHLLSEARDWMPPSDHVPYFVTLRCHPVACPRDPKNN comes from the coding sequence ATGAAGATAGTTACGTGGAACATTAATTCGCTACGTTTACGTATTGATTTATTAAAAAGATTGGCATATGAACATCAGCCTGATATTATTTTATTACAAGAGACAAAAGTAGATGATCCTTTATTTCCTCTTGAAGTAATTAAAAATATAGGCTATGAACATGTAATATATTCGGGGCAGAAATCATATAACGGCGTTGCTATTATCTCAAAACTTCCACTGCAAAATGTTTCTTCGCTTGAGCTATATAACGGTGATAAAAGGCATATAGCAGCTACTGTTAATAATATTGAGATACATAATTTTTATGTTCCTGCCGGTGGTGATATACCTGATATAGAGCTAAATTCAAAGTTTAAACATAAGCTAGAATATATAAGGTTGATGCAAGAATGGCTGACTAATAACCGCACCAGAGATGATAAGATTATAATTGCAGGTGATTTAAATATTGCACCACACCCGCATGATGTATGGTCTAGCAAGCAGCTGCGAAATGTTATTAGCCATACTGATATTGAGCGTTCTTTATTGGTAGAATTGCAAAACTCATTAGAGTTTATTGATAGTAGTAGGCATTTTGTGCCACTTGATGAAAAATTTTATACTTGGTGGAGTTATAGAAACGTAGATTGGAAAAAATCTAACAGAGGTAGGCGGCTTGATCATATTTGGGTTAGTAATAATTTAAAAGATGAATTGTTTTCTATACATTTATTATCAGAAGCAAGAGATTGGATGCCACCTTCGGATCATGTGCCGTATTTTGTGACGTTAAGATGTCATCCTGTGGCTTGTCCACGGGATCCAAAAAACAACTAA